The nucleotide sequence GTTCCGTTTGCAAGATCCACCCCAAGTCCAAGCCGCTTACTTTCCCGAAGGGTGAACGTAAAAAGCTCCATCCATTGAGGGGAAAGAAAATCAACAAATTCTTTCTCCTGCCCCTGTATACCATAGATCGGTGTGATTTCCGTTCCTCCGATGCCCGCCTTATTGTATTGTTCCAGATTCCAGGTCAGCCCCTGTTTGTTTACCGCACTTCCCTGCCACCACCAGCGTGTCCAGGGCTTATTGGTTTGCGTAACAGCCGGCCAGCTGATCTGTGCAACGGCAGTATTCACCAATAAACATCCTGCTCCCAGCAATAGAAATCGGATCATACGTATCACTATTAGTTCTCTTTTATGATTATGGTTACCGGTTTATCGGGCGCAGGACGTTACAATCATTCATTACTGCAACCCTACGTTACTTTATTGTTACGACGTACCTAAAAATAGTGCATCGTACTTCCCGATCTATCCTGTAGCATCCTGCGGTTCGGCTTGTTTTTACGCAAACGATTGCATACTGCTGATCCCGGTTAACCGGAAAGGTCACCACTTTGGTTATGCACTATCTTTATCAACGGGCCTTACAAAACAATCGTTACCGAGCTGCCCGTCTTTATCGCATCATTCACCAGGTTTTTACAAATGGTTATCCGAATATAAAAAAAATAAATTAATTGTCAAATAAACACTTATTTATTTTTTCAATTTTTCCAGATCAGATGGCCGCTGCTGTATCTTTATCTTACGTGTATCTGATCCCTGTTGTGCCACGTCAATTTCATGAATACGGTATCCGGAGAATGGTAAAGGAATAAGGCGCCAGGGTAACCGGGGGCTGCTTCCCGGATAAACGGATCCCGGACTCCTGCGGAAAAACCGTCCGGGGAGCTTCCATCGAATTCATGGCATCCAGATCCGTATGCTGAAGCCGGATCAGTTTCGCTAATGCCGTCCGTCTTTTTGTCCCACGCAACTCAAGCCGGATGGATTGTTCGCGCGGAAGTGCATTGACCATTTTTATAACCAGTTCCTTTGCCGGCTCATCAAGCACTGCCGACGCATACAAACTGTCCTGTCCGGCAACCACTTTGTCATTCAGGGTGAGCGGGAGTACTTTTGTCCCTTTATTCAATGCATACAATTGCTGCACATAATAGTCAGGAGTACCTGCTGCTTTCAGATTGCTCACCCATATCAGATCGGGCGACCATTGCCATCCTGCAGTATGCGCAAAAAGAGGGGCATAAGACGCCATTTCCACAACGGCGGCATTCCGTTCCACGCCGGTGAGAAAAGCAGCAATGGATAAAGCGGCCAGCCAGTTATTCTTTTTTTCCGGTGCCACTCCCTCCGGATGTGCTGCATACTCGCCGGCAAATACCTTGGTGCCTGTTCTGGGGTAATGATCATAACGGTTTACATTACTGAAGAACCACTGAGGAGGGCGGTAATAATGTTCATCAATAAAATCAATATGAAGTGCCCGGAGTGCAGTGTCCAGCTGCTCAAAGCGCTTTCCGTCAGGATCCGTTCCTGAGCTGGCAACGATCCTGAAATCGGGATATTTTGCTTTGATCGCTTTTTGAAACAATTGCAGCCGCTCCAGATACTGGGGGCCCCAGTTCTCGTTCCCCACTCCCATCATACTTAAGCCAAAGGGCTGCGGATGCCCCATATCAGCCCGGATCTTTCCCCATTTTGAAGTTGTCGGACCATTTGCAAATTCGATCAGGTCCAGCGCATCCTGTATGTATGGATCCAGCTGATCAAGGGGTACCACCTCGGCTGCATTGAACTGGCAGGCCATGCCGCAATTGAGTATGGGCAGCGGTGCTGCTCCTATATCTTCGGCCAGCTGGAAGTATTCAAAAAAGCCCAGGCCAAATGTTTGAAAATAATCGGGAGCCGGGCGATGTGCAAATTCAAAGTTCCACCGGTTAATCAGCAGCTGCCGTTCTTCTACAGGTTCGATCGTTTTTTTCCATTGATAACGTTGCGAAAGATCATACCCTTCCACAATACAGCCACCCGGAAAGCGGATAAAGCCGGGCTTCATATCTGCCAGCATCTGTACCATGTCTGCGCGCAGGCCTCCTTTTCTTCCCCTCCAGGTATCGCCCGGGAACAGGGAAATCATATCCAGGTCGATCGTTCCGTTGCCTTCAAGAGTGATCTTAAGCAGTGCTTTTTCTTCCGTTGCAGTTGCGGTGAATTGCAGCTCCTGCTTTCTCCATACACCGCCTGTAGCCGGCGGGATCAGTACTGCTGATCCGATAGCCTGCCCTTTTGCATTGCACAGTTCGGCCCGGACCGTTAAGCCTGCCGCCGCGCTCGCGTACATAAAGGAAAAATCATACCGGAGGTCTTTTTTGATTCCCATTCCCCTGAACCCTTCATTGATAAGTGAAAGAGACCGGGGGCCGTCGCCGGGAAGGGTTATCCGGAGAAAACGGGGATTTGCCGTATGCTGCTCTTTCCGGTTCAGTACTAGCACCGCGCCTTCCCGGTAGGGATTTTGCTCCACCTTCCAGCCCATCAGTGGTTTGAAAAATTCGAACGACCGGTTCTTTACCAGTTCTGCGTAAAGACCGCCATCCGCGCCCATATTGATGTCTTCAAAGAAAACGCCGTACATCGTGGGAGACACGGCTGCTACCGGCTCACCGGTACGGATCACAAAAGTTTTATCCTGTGCTATTCCCTGCTGTGTTAAAAACAGGAAAAAGAGCAATTGTATTTTTTGTTTCATATCAGAAATTACGCGGCAAACGATCTTTTCGCCGCTACTGCTGTTTCCGGCAACCTGCAGTTGTCCGGCAGATTATTAATTGTATTAAAAACAATTAATAACCGAATATAAATACCTTCGCGAATATCTCCAAATCGTTTATCCGGCTCCAGAAGTCTTTTACTGTATCATTACAAATCCACCACCGGGCACTACCACCAGTTCCGTCAGGCCATCCTTTCCAATGTGCACCTGCCGTTCCGCGGGCGCTTTTTTCCGGTCATCCGTAAGCAGCCTTACCGGCCGGCCGGCCAACATGGAAAGATTCATCTTCACCCGGACCGGTTGCTGCTGCGCATTGATGCCGGCAACATACCAGCGCTCCTTATGCCGGCGGGCCAATACCACATATTTTCCGGGGTATCCATCAATATAGCGTATTTCATCCCAGGTAACGGGTACCTTCTTCATAAAATCGATACATACCGGAGCCGCATCCTTCAGATTATCCGGCGCTAAAGCAAAAAACTGGACAGGGTTTTGAAACAATACCGCCGCTGCCAGCTGAAACACATCCGTGGTACGCCTTACAGAGCCTCCGTCGTTGTTTTTATTAAGCCGTTTATTTAAAAAGCTTCCCCCGAATTCCATACTGCCCACCGCGTTCCGGATAAAGGGGTGCAGGCTGGCATTAAAGGCCTCTGCATCACAGGAAGCCTGATTAAATACCATGTTCTCTGAAGCCAGTACCGCCTCACTGCCCACATAGTTCGGATACATACGCTCCCATCCCCGGGGTAGCGTAGCCCCGTGGAATAATACCATGAGTCCAAAATCATCGGCATCACTGAGAATGGACTCATACAGCCGCATCGTTTCCTGTTTGTCGCCTCCAAAAAAATCAACCTTGATGCCCTTTACTCCCAGACCCTGCAGCCATTTCATTTCGCGTTTGCGCAGGATCGGATTGTCCATCCTGTTAACAGGCCCCTGCTCAATATCATTCCAGTATCCGCTGGAGCTATACCAGAGAAAAACAGCGATGTTCTTACTATGTGCATATTCTACCAGGGATTCCATTTGCTGATGTCCGATATTTTTATCCCACCAGTTGTCGATCAGTACATATTCATATCCCATTGCGGCGGCAAAATCGATATACCGTACCTGGTCATTGTAGTTGATGCTGTTATCCTGCCAAAGGATCCAGCTCCAGGTACCTTTTCCGAATTTGTATACATGGCCCGTTTCATACAAAGGCTTTACCACATCCCAGGGAACCGTTGTTTCAACAACAGGCCGTAGGGTTTCTCCTACTG is from Niabella beijingensis and encodes:
- a CDS encoding alpha-L-arabinofuranosidase C-terminal domain-containing protein — its product is MKQKIQLLFFLFLTQQGIAQDKTFVIRTGEPVAAVSPTMYGVFFEDINMGADGGLYAELVKNRSFEFFKPLMGWKVEQNPYREGAVLVLNRKEQHTANPRFLRITLPGDGPRSLSLINEGFRGMGIKKDLRYDFSFMYASAAAGLTVRAELCNAKGQAIGSAVLIPPATGGVWRKQELQFTATATEEKALLKITLEGNGTIDLDMISLFPGDTWRGRKGGLRADMVQMLADMKPGFIRFPGGCIVEGYDLSQRYQWKKTIEPVEERQLLINRWNFEFAHRPAPDYFQTFGLGFFEYFQLAEDIGAAPLPILNCGMACQFNAAEVVPLDQLDPYIQDALDLIEFANGPTTSKWGKIRADMGHPQPFGLSMMGVGNENWGPQYLERLQLFQKAIKAKYPDFRIVASSGTDPDGKRFEQLDTALRALHIDFIDEHYYRPPQWFFSNVNRYDHYPRTGTKVFAGEYAAHPEGVAPEKKNNWLAALSIAAFLTGVERNAAVVEMASYAPLFAHTAGWQWSPDLIWVSNLKAAGTPDYYVQQLYALNKGTKVLPLTLNDKVVAGQDSLYASAVLDEPAKELVIKMVNALPREQSIRLELRGTKRRTALAKLIRLQHTDLDAMNSMEAPRTVFPQESGIRLSGKQPPVTLAPYSFTILRIPYS
- a CDS encoding glycoside hydrolase family 97 protein, with the protein product MKKFCLWMAGMAISLFSAAEEVKIKGPDGSLELAFVITEGRLAYKVNYNGKVFLSSSPLGLKTSMGDFSHDLLLVNQKTSGITEEYTLNRSKQSRVYYKANELVLTVANTQKQTLDIIFRVSNNDVAFCYALPRQSGRAGVTVLQELTGFRFPLQTTTFLTPQSVAMTGWKRTKPSYEEPYKAGASMDTPSLYGKGYTFPGLFRVGKEGWVLVSETGVDSRYCASRLSEYQSDGLYTIAFPMAEENDGNGTVAPAFALPGQTPWRTLTVGETLRPVVETTVPWDVVKPLYETGHVYKFGKGTWSWILWQDNSINYNDQVRYIDFAAAMGYEYVLIDNWWDKNIGHQQMESLVEYAHSKNIAVFLWYSSSGYWNDIEQGPVNRMDNPILRKREMKWLQGLGVKGIKVDFFGGDKQETMRLYESILSDADDFGLMVLFHGATLPRGWERMYPNYVGSEAVLASENMVFNQASCDAEAFNASLHPFIRNAVGSMEFGGSFLNKRLNKNNDGGSVRRTTDVFQLAAAVLFQNPVQFFALAPDNLKDAAPVCIDFMKKVPVTWDEIRYIDGYPGKYVVLARRHKERWYVAGINAQQQPVRVKMNLSMLAGRPVRLLTDDRKKAPAERQVHIGKDGLTELVVVPGGGFVMIQ